A stretch of the Rosa rugosa chromosome 5, drRosRugo1.1, whole genome shotgun sequence genome encodes the following:
- the LOC133708196 gene encoding putative disease resistance RPP13-like protein 1: MESPPEVVDSFSAGTRERVKDPSLEQKLSQVADEHGILPYHLKRLFLYCSLFPFGYEFRKDELVQLWIAEGFIRERYGERMEDTAGEHFNSLEKEGFFVFSRCDFTVDFDSVLWAPADNPSNFLYKVNPIKHSLLEDTISSGNYFKSVDGKLDGASKMTRHLSLIGEDMDGMAFGILQNFKHLRTLHMLSCRGSSMKHVPRDLCFTLTFLKTLNLSGTLISELPSSIGNVKSLRYVDASRTPISRLPESIDSLYNLQTIKLRGCFHFVQLPKGTKKLKKLRHIDLDIIRQLDSMPAHLGSLSNLQTLPAFLVGRDDGCRVGELKNLNDLKGSFNISRLENVLSEEEAEEAALIEKKCIHRLELRWSDMFVEYSQQEKILECLQPHSGLKELQIQQYSGSILPTWISNPSFIDLVVITLHRCRNCKLLPCMGQLPALKSLSIIEVNEVKEINHQFFRKGLVDHAFPKLEILEVDSMLSLKRWKDVQVGDLPSLVKLTLDSCPELVTLPALLCLKSLKHLELRCCPKLMALPTGGLPTSLEFFLLLDCLELKIWCLKIEHWSMLCHVPSIWFDHEEIKGRCGMTDQLALARVGAVAAEARTYTRISTEYSSSLSAAPAPSLPQLPAFNSRTMEPQDMPSKVLHSVKVVLKVDLLDVKSEKKVLRAVTGLKGVGSASLDLKDKKLTVIGDVDPVKLVSKLRKLCHAELLSVGPVKEQKKKEEPKKEEPQKEGEKKNDPKDEVAELLKAYSSYNPPTSTSYYVRNVDEDPNACVIC, translated from the exons ATGGAAAGTCCGCCTGAGGTTGTAGATTCTTTCTCTGCTGGCACCAGAGAGAGAGTAAAGGATCCAAGTTTGGAGCAAAAGCTTAGCCAGGTTGCAGATGAGCATGGGATTTTGCCTTACCATTTGAAAAGGTTATTTCTGTATTGTTCACTCTTTCCCTTTGGTTATGAATTTAGAAAAGATGAGTTGGTTCAGTTATGGATAGCTGAAGGCTTTATTAGAGAGAGGTATGGGGAGAGAATGGAAGATACTGCTGGCGAGCATTTCAATTCCTTGGAGAAGGAAGGCTTCTTTGTGTTTTCAAGATGTGATTTCACTGTGGATTTTGATTCAGTGCTCTGGGCTCCCGCGGATAATCCCAGCAACTTCTTGTACAAAGTAAATCCTATCAAGCATTCATTATTGGAAGATACCATTTCTTCAGGTAATTATTTCAAATCAGTGGATGGTAAGTTAGATGGAGCCTCTAAAATGACTAGACATTTGTCTTTGATTGGTGAGGATATGGATGGGATGGCTTTTGGGATCCTTCAAAACTTTAAGCATTTGCGCACACTGCATATGCTCTCTTGTCGTGGATCTTCTATGAAACACGTCCCTCGTGATTTGTGTTTCACCTTAACGTTCTTGAAAACCTTAAATTTGAGTGGGACATTGATTTCTGAGCTGCCGAGTTCCATTGGAAATGTAAAATCATTACGTTATGTGGATGCCTCACGTACACCTATTTCACGGTTACCCGAATCAATAGATTCTCTTTACAATTTACAAACCATTAAGCTCAGAGGCTGCTTTCACTTTGTTCAGTTGCCAAAAGGAACGAAGAAGCTAAAAAAGCTCAGGCATATTGATCTTGACATCATTCGGCAATTGGATTCCATGCCTGCACACCTGGGGAGCTTGAGTAATCTTCAAACTTTGCCAGCATTTCTTGTTGGTAGAGATGATGGGTGCCGTGTTGGTGAATTGAAAAATTTGAATGATCTTAAAGGGTCATTTAACATTTCAAGGCTTGAAAACGTGTTGAGTGAAGAAGAAGCTGAGGAAGCTGCCTTGATTGAAAAGAAATGTATCCACAGGTTGGAGCTTCGATGGAGTGATATGTTTGTCGAGTATTCTCAGCAAGAGAAAATACTAGAATGTCTTCAACCCCATTCTGGCCTTAAAGAGTTACAAATACAACAGTACAGTGGGTCCATACTTCCAACTTGGATTAGCAATCCCTCTTTCATTGACCTTGTTGTCATTACCCTCCACAGATGCAGAAATTGTAAACTTCTGCCATGTATGGGACAATTACCAGCACTCAAGTCTCTTTCTATTATAGAGGTGAATGAGGTGAAAGAAATTAATCATCAATTCTTCAGAAAAGGCCTAGTTGATCATGCATTTCCAAAACTTGAGATACTAGAAGTTGACAGCATGCTCAGTTTGAAACGGTGGAAGGATGTACAAGTAGGTGACTTACCTTCCCTAGTGAAACTCACTCTGGACTCTTGCCCAGAACTTGTCACACTTCCTGCACTTTTGTGCCTCAAATCCCTCAAGCACTTGGAGCTCAGGTGCTGCCCAAAGCTTATGGCCTTGCCCACTGGTGGACTACCAACTTCACTTGAGTTTTTCTTGCTATTGGATTGCCTCGAACTGAAAATATGGTGCTTGAAGATTGAACATTGGAGCATGTTATGTCATGTGCCCAGCATATGGTTTGATCATGAAGAGATAAAG GGACGCTGTGGAATGACAGACCAGTTGGCCTTAGCACGGGTCGGAGCTGTGGCTGCAGAAGCCCGAACCTATACTCGGATTTCAACTGAATATTCATCCTCTTTGTCAGCAGCACCTGCCCCATCTCTGCCACAGCTTCCAGCCTTTAATTCTAGGACAATGGAACCCCAGGATATGCCATCAAAAGTGCTCCACAGTGTG AAAGTTGTGTTGAAGGTGGACTTGCTCGACGTGAAGTCTGAGAAGAAAGTCCTGAGGGCAGTCACAGGGCTCAAAG GGGTTGGCTCGGCGTCGTTAGACCTAAAGGACAAGAAGCTGACAGTGATAGGGGACGTAGATCCAGTGAAGTTGGTGAGCAAGTTGAGGAAGCTATGCCACGCTGAGTTATTGTCGGTGGGACCAGTAAAAGagcaaaagaagaaggaagagccAAAGAAGGAGGAACCCCAAAAGGAaggggagaagaagaatgatcCAAAAGATGAAGTGGCTGAGCTTTTGAAGGCCTACAGTTCATACAACCCACCAACGAGTACGTCTTATTATGTGAGAAATGTGGATGAGGATCCCAATGCCTGTGTCATCTGCTAA
- the LOC133708393 gene encoding putative disease resistance RPP13-like protein 1 gives MAEIASLVLSTGITSAILQVVVDRVTKFVEQKIGLFTGVDGSFRKLERTLMEIQARVDVIEKKHCITKAAEVLLEDLLTSFLDAEDLLDKIGLRVEVNSGSQVRHSMPFYSGIPSEIKKMQEKLDGLIKDLERYSTTEIIQLREPKEKAIAQCTSLVDESRVFGRDTDKNEIKKMVLSVQQEGGNVSVIPIVGMAGIGKTTLAQLVYNDADVRNQFDLKMWVSVSLDCGLYMITESILESATRGKGPQLSSLDCVQVELHKTLKGKRFLLVLDGICNDNLSDWDQFSLSFGAAKKGSKIVMTTRSEISASIVASTSYRLDPLCDNACWEIIRQRGNLNGQTNLEENGLAISKKCKGFPWVAKVIGSCLNSGEMEWDALLRRELWELQEHKTRIYPVLKLLSYDNMPSYLKRCFSYCSIFPRDHVVEKDDLVQLWAAEGFIQSQGTREIEDVGRQYFEDLRSRGFFSQVPNIGGDQQRYKVHELFHDLARFVSTNLCFCMEDKEDNMPCLVHISPNARHASLLYENTQLSTQPSTLEAFCNYKKLRTFTVLPKFPSTPRPVMFGEVPHEFFEKLGCLRVLNLSHSAISKLPPSIGNLIHLRYLDLSHTGIKLLPKPITTIYGLETLKLKNCPKLLHFPENLKDLIKLRHLDFDRPFMPIYVGKLTSLETLHAFRVGKENGYQIEELKNMRCLRGSISVTNLENVADFMQAEAAMLHNKQYLDSLELKWNGIGGQTQPVELVQQVQHEVLTLLEPHAGLKELRVAGYCGSVFPGWIANPAFIRLESIELENCAFCEFLPSLGQLPALKKLRIQNMATLKVVDDLFCGPPAAFLSLETLTLCDMPELSNWSGLHDNDMPFLRDLSIDSCPKLATLPSFHYLTSLQRLQISRCPQLQPLPEGGLPTSLKTLYILESDILKDWCKKGEGADWNKIRWIPDIRIDGMVIPAQRPDNQNDEVQNAPENMFGSRNPLSICSVILFPLLVLFMRSLYQYLSQARD, from the exons ATGGCAGAGATAGCATCCCTGGTACTCTCGACCGGCATTACGTCGGCAATTCTTCAGGTTGTTGTTGACAGAGTCACAAAATTTGTTGAACAAAAGATAGGCTTGTTCACTGGGGTCGACGGCAGCTTCAGAAAGTTGGAGAGAACGCTGATGGAGATTCAAGCTCGCGTTGATGTTATAGAAAAGAAACATTGCATTACGAAGGCAGCAGAAGTTTTGCTCGAAGATCTCCTGACTAGTTTTTTGGATGCTGAAGATTTGCTGGACAAGATCGGTTTGCGTGTGGAGGTCAACAGTGGGAGTCAGGTACGTCACTCGATGCCCTTCTATTCTGGCATACCGTCTGAGATTAAAAAGATGCAAGAGAAACTGGATGGGTTGATAAAAGACCTGGAAAGGTACTCTACCACAGAAATCATCCAGTTGAGAGAGCCTAAAGAAAAGGCTATTGCTCAGTGTACTTCTTTGGTTGATGAATCTCGTGTATTTGGAAGGGATACAGATAAGAACGAGATTAAAAAAATGGTCTTGTCTGTGCAACAAGAGGGGGGAAATGTTTCTGTAATTCCAATAGTAGGGATGGCTGGGATTGGGAAAACAACACTTGCCCAACTCGTCTACAATGATGCAGATGTGCGTAACCAATTTGATTTGAAAATGTGGGTGTCTGTTTCTTTAGACTGTGGTCTGTACATGATTACAGAATCTATTCTTGAGTCTGCTACTAGAGGAAAGGGTCCTCAGTTGTCAAGTTTGGATTGTGTTCAGGTTGAATTACACAAGACATTGAAGGGGAAGAGGTTTTTACTTGTACTAGATGGCATTTGTAATGATAATCTTAGTGATTGGGATCAATTCAGTTTGTCTTTTGGGGCTGCAAAGAAGGGGAGCAAGATTGTGATGACTACTCGAAGTGAAATTTCTGCCTCAATTGTTGCCTCTACATCATATCGTTTGGATCCTCTGTGTGACAATGCTTGTTGGGAAATAATCAGACAAAGAGGGAATCTTAATGGGCAGACTAATTTGGAGGAGAATGGCCTAGCAATTTCGAAGAAGTGCAAAGGGTTTCCATGGGTAGCAAAAGTGATTGGAAGCTGTTTGAATTCGGGAGAGATGGAGTGGGATGCTCTGTTAAGGCGTGAGCTTTGGGAACTGCAGGAACATAAAACACGAATCTATCCAGTCCTCAAATTGTTGAGCTATGATAATATGCCTTCTTATTTGAAAAGATGTTTCAGTTATTGTTCTATCTTTCCTCGTGATCATGTAGTTGAGAAGGATGATTTGGTCCAACTATGGGCAGCAGAAGGCTTTATTCAGTCCCAAGGAACAAGAGAAATTGAAGATGTTGGAAGACAGTATTTTGAAGACTTGCGTTCGAGGGGTTTCTTTTCACAAGTTCCAAATATTGGTGGTGATCAGCAGAGATATAAAGTGCATGAGCTCTTTCATGATTTGGCAAGATTTGTTTCAACCAACTTATGCTTTTGTATGGAGGACAAGGAGGACAATATGCCATGCTTGGTGCACATATCTCCTAATGCTCGGCATGCATCTTTGCTTTATGAAAATACTCAACTATCTACTCAACCATCTACATTGGAGGCGTTTTGCAATTATAAGAAGTTGAGGACATTTACAGTGCTTCCTAAATTCCCATCTACCCCGAGACCAGTCATGTTTGGCGAAGTCCCTCATGAATTTTTTGAAAAGTTGGGATGCTTGAGGGTGTTGAATTTGAGTCATAGTGCCATCTCTAAATTGCCTCCATCTATTGGAAATTTGATACATCTTCGTTACCTCGATCTTAGTCATACCGGTATTAAACTCTTGCCGAAGCCTATAACAACGATATATGGGTTAGAAACATTGAAGCTCAAGAATTGTCCTAAGCTTCTTCATTTTCCTGAGAACTTAAAGGACTTGATTAAGTTAAGACATCTTGACTTTGACAGACCCTTCATGCCAATATATGTTGGGAAGTTAACTAGTCTTGAAACCCTTCATGCATTTAGAGTGGGAAAAGAGAACGGATATCAGATTGAGGAGCTTAAGAACATGAGGTGTCTTCGAGGATCCATTTCTGTTACGAATCttgagaatgtggcagattttaTGCAGGCTGAGGCTGCTATGTTACACAACAAGCAATACTTAGACAGTTTAGAGCTGAAATGGAATGGAATCGGAGGTCAAACGCAACCAGTTGAACTAGTTCAACAAGTTCAACATGAAGTTCTTACATTGCTTGAACCACATGCTGGGTTGAAGGAGTTACGAGTAGCTGGTTACTGTGGTTCGGTATTTCCCGGATGGATAGCCAACCCAGCATTTATCAGGCTTGAGAGTATTGAATTAGAAAATTGCGCATTTTGTGAATTCCTTCCTTCTCTTGGCCAACTTCCGGCTCTCAAGAAACTTCGTATTCAAAATATGGCTACTTTGAAAGTTGTGGATGATCTGTTTTGTGGTCCCCCAGCTGCTTTTCTATCCTTGGAGACGCTAACACTTTGTGACATGCCGGAGTTGAGTAACTGGTCAGGACTACATGACAATGACATGCCTTTCCTCAGAGACCTCAGCATTGATTCTTGTCCAAAGTTGGCCACCCTTCCTTCATTTCATTACCTAACTTCACTTCAACGTTTACAAATCAGTCGTTGCCCTCAGCTTCAACCTTTGCCAGAGGGAGGACTGCCAACCTCACTCAAAACTTTGTACATTTTGGAGAGTGACATCTTGAAGGATTGGTGCAAGAAGGGAGAAGGTGCAGATTGGAATAAGATCAGATGGATCCCTGACATACGGATTGATGGTATGGTGATTCCAGCGCAAAGACCGGATAACCAG AATGATGAGGTTCAGAATGCTCCAGAAAACATGTTTGGTAGCAGAAACCCCTTGTCGATTTGTTCTGTTATTCTTTTTCCTCTGCTCGTCCTTTTTATGAGATCATTGTACCAGTACTTGTCCCAAGCCAGAGATTGA